The Dioscorea cayenensis subsp. rotundata cultivar TDr96_F1 chromosome 7, TDr96_F1_v2_PseudoChromosome.rev07_lg8_w22 25.fasta, whole genome shotgun sequence genome includes a region encoding these proteins:
- the LOC120265137 gene encoding uncharacterized mitochondrial protein AtMg00810-like — protein MAIVLVYVDDLILTGDLTEEIQCTKENLSIRFQMKELGELKHFLGLEVEKTKDGIFLCQQKYAKDLLETYGMLECKPLSTPMEPNIKLRAGEGKDLEDPRMYRQLVGSLIYLTLTRPDLAYAVGVASREGCQVTGYCDADYAGDCDTRRSTTGYIFSLGSGAVSWCSKRQPTVSLSTTEAEYRAAAMAAQESTWLMQLLKDLHQPIEQVMLHCDNMSAVCVAENPMYHARTKHIEVHYHFLREKVLQGEIHMKLTPTEEQVADIFTKGLSTKKFEDLRAQLGILKKASMQEKTMLKGSDKEQHLECS, from the exons ATGGCTATAGTACTGGTGTACGTTGATGATCTAATCTTAACCGGAGATCTCACTGAAGAAATCCAGTGCACAAAAGAAAATCTTTCAATCCGGTTCCAGATGAAGGAGCTTGGAGAGTTGAAGCATTTTCTGGGGCTCGAAGTCGAGAAGACAAAGGATGGTATATTCCTATGTCAACAAAAATATGCAAAGGATCTTCTAGAAACATACGGGATGCTGGAGTGCAAACCACTATCTACACCAATGGAGCCAAACATTAAGCTTCGTGCAGGAGAGGGGAAAGATTTGGAAGATCCAAGGATGTATCGACAATTGGTAGGTAGTCTTATCTATCTAACTCTTACTCGACCTGACTTGGCATATGCAGTTGGAGTAGCAAGCC GTGAAGGATGCCAAGTAACTGGATACTGTGACGCTGATTACGCTGGAGACTGTGATACAAGGCGATCGACTACAGGATACATCTTCAGTCTAGGATCTGGAGCAGTGTCATGGTGCAGTAAGAGGCAACCTACCGTATCTCTCTCCACCACCGAAGCTGAGTATAGAGCAGCGGCTATGGCAGCACAAGAAAGCACGTGGTTGATGCAATTACTAAAAGATCTTCATCAACCGATTGAACAGGTAATGCTTCATTGTGATAACATGTCAGCAGTGTGTGTAGCAGAAAATCCAATGTATCATGCTAGAACCAAGCATATTGAGGTGCACTACCACTTCCTAAGAGAAAAAGTGCTGCAAGGTGAAATCCATATGAAGCTGACGCCCACAGAAGAACAAGTTGCTGATATCTTCACTAAAGGCCTTAGCACAAAGAAATTTGAAGATTTACGTGCACAACTAGGGATACTCAAGAAAGCATCAATGCAAGAGAAAACGATGCTGAAGGGGAGTGATAAGGAGCAGCACCTAGAATGTTCTTGA